The proteins below are encoded in one region of Hordeum vulgare subsp. vulgare chromosome 3H, MorexV3_pseudomolecules_assembly, whole genome shotgun sequence:
- the LOC123445529 gene encoding PH, RCC1 and FYVE domains-containing protein 1-like has protein sequence MSDASSDLGGARAGPPPVERDLEQAITALKKGAYLLKYGRRGKPKFCPFRLSNDESVLIWFSGKEEKHLRLSHVSRIMPGQRTAIFQRYPRPEKECQSFSLISHDRSLDIICKDKDEAEVWFAGLKTLISRSHQRKWRTGSRSDTISSAATSPRIYTRQSSPLSSPFSSSDSLHKDFNENYRLRSPYGSPPKNGLEKAFSDVVLYAAPPRSFLPSDSNAASVHSMSSGQSDNTNGHSGGIPMDAFRISYSSAVSSSSHGSGYDDGDALGDVLIWGEGTGEGILGGGSSKIGSSSGAKIDCLVPKPLEFAVRLDVQNISCGGRHAALVSKQGEIYSWGEESGGRLGHGVDCDVAHPKLIDALTHMNIELVACGEYHTCAVTLSGDLYTWGDGAFKFGLLGHGNDVSQWVPKKLHGPLEGIHVSSISCGPWHTAIVTSAGQLFTFGDGSFGVLGHGDRESLSVPKEVESLKGLRTVRAACGVWHTAAVVEVMVGNSSSSNCSSGKIFTWGDGDKGRLGHGDKESRLVPTCVAALVEPNFCQVACGHSLTVALTTSGNVYTMGSSVYGQLGNPQADGMLPVRVEGKLHKNFVEEISCGAYHVAVLTSRTEVYTWGKGANGRLGHGNTDDKNTPTLVEALKDKQVRSVVCGTNFTAAICIHKWVSGVDQSMCSGCRQPFNLRRKRHNCYNCALVFCHSCSSKKSLKASLAPNQSKPYRVCDSCYSKLTKGTATDVYSSTKQGAAVQGFSDTVDEELETRSNAKLSRISSMESFKHMDSRYSKKNKKFEFNSSRVSPVPNGGVSRSFNPVFGSSKKFLSASVPGSRIISRATSPVSRRSSPPRSTTPTPTLRSLTSAGSVINGTKPTNDSRTEEVLSLKSQVDNLTRKSQHLEVELERTTKQLKEAIAIAGEETAKCKAAKEVIKSLTVQLKGMAERLPGGATKNGKLPPLPGIPIPSDISAIVTESLGSPGSSGEQEQISDGSNGLLVPNGLSSVRNKAGHPEMTSNGSIPSDAESQHEAEWVEQDEPGVYITLTALPGGARDLKRVRFSRKRFSETQAEEWWQGNRARVYQQYNVHMVDKSIAAMDREIATH, from the exons ATGTCGGACGCGTCGTCGGATCTCGGCGGCGCACGGGCGGGGCCGCCGCCCGTCGAGCGCGACCTCGAACAG GCTATCACTGCTCTTAAGAAAGGAGCCTACTTATTGAAATATGGGCGTAGAGGGAAGCCAAAATTTTGTCCATTTCGGCTATCCAAT GACGAGTCTGTATTGATATGGTTTTCAGGGAAAGAGGAGAAGCATCTAAGGTTGAGCCATGTGTCCCGGATAATGCCTGGCCAACGGACT GCAATATTTCAGAGATACCCACGACCTGAGAAGGAATGTCAGTCCTTTTCTCTAATTTCGCATGACAGGTCACTGGACATT ATATGTAAAGACAAGGATGAGGCAGAAGTGTGGTTTGCTGGGCTGAAAACATTGATTTCACGAAGTCATCAAAGAAAATGGAGAACCGGCTCAAGAAGTGATACCATTTCGTCTGCTGCAACTAGTCCAAGGATTTACACGCGACAGAGCTCTCCGTTAAGTTCTCCtttcagcagcagtgacagtctCCACAAG GATTTCAATGAAAACTACCGGCTCCGTAGTCCATATGGGAGTCCACCAAAGAATGGCTTGGAGAAGGCCTTTTCTGATGTTGTGTTATATGCAGCTCCCCCCAGGAGCTTCCTCCCATCAGATTCTAATGCAGCATCAGTCCACTCTATGTCTTCTGGACAATCAGATAACACAAATGGGCACTCGGGAGGCATCCCAATGGATGCTTTCCGGATCAGTTATTCAAGTGCTGTTAGCTCTTCAAGTCATGGTTCTGGTTATGATGACGGTGATGCTTTAGGTGATGTTTTAATATGGGGAGAAGGGACCGGGGAAGgaattcttggcggtggtagctcTAAAATTGGAAGTTCCTCAGGTGCAAAAATTGATTGTCTTGTACCGAAACCATTAGAGTTTGCTGTGCGGCTTGATGTGCAGAATATATCTTGTGGAGGAAGGCATGCTGCACTCGTCAGTAAACAAGGCGAGATCTACTCCTGGGGTGAGGAATCGGGTGGGCGGCTTGGCCATGGTGTAGATTGTGATGTGGCGCATCCAAAACTCATTGATGCTCTTACTCATATGAACATTGAGCTGGTAGCATGCGGGGAATACCACACCTGTGCTGTTACACTATCTGGAGATCTGTATACATGGGGGGACGGCGCCTTCAAATTTGGGCTATTGGGCCATGGTAATGATGTCAGTCAATGGGTACCAAAAAAGTTGCATGGGCCACTGGAGGGTATACATGTTTCATCAATTTCATGTGGCCCTTGGCATACAGCCATAGTAACTTCTGCTGGGCAGCTGTTCACATTTGGAGATGGCTCTTTTGGGGTTCTAGGCCATGGAGACCGTGAGAGTCTCTCAGTCCCCAAGGAAGTGGAATCTCTCAAAGGGCTTCGGACAGTGCGGGCTGCTTGTGGTGTTTGGCACACTGCTGCAGTTGTAGAAGTCATGGTTGGGAATTCAAGCTCTAGCAATTGTTCATCTGGCAAGATATTTACATGGGGCGATGGCGATAAAGGCCGTTTAGGGCATGGTGATAAGGAATCGAGACTTGTCCCGACATGTGTGGCTGCTTTGGTGGAGCCCAATTTTTGTCAGGTTGCTTGCGGTCATTCCTTGACGGTGGCTCTTACGACATCAGGGAATGTGTATACAATGGGGAGTTCTGTATATGGTCAACTTGGAAATCCACAAGCAGATGGTATGCTTCCTGTACGTGTTGAAGGAAAGCTACACAAAAactttgttgaggagatctcTTGCGGTGCTTACCATGTAGCTGTTTTGACCTCTAGGACCGAGGTATACACATGGGGTAAAGGTGCAAATGGTCGGCTAGGTCATGGCAATACTGATGATAAGAATACTCCTACGTTGGTTGAAGCACTGAAAGATAAGCAAGTCAGAAGTGTTGTTTGTGGAACTAATTTCACTGCAGCAATATGCATTCATAAATGGGTATCTGGAGTTGATCAGTCAATGTGCTCAGGGTGCCGTCAGCCTTTTAACTTGAGGAGAAAACGCCACAACTGCTATAATTGTGCTCTGGTATTTTGTCATTCCTGCAGCAGTAAAAAATCTCTGAAGGCTTCATTGGCACCAAATCAAAGTAAACCCTACCGTGTTTGTGATAGCTGCTACAGCAAGCTGACTAAGGGAACTGCTACAGATGTGTACTCTTCTACCAAGCAGGGAGCTGCTGTACAGGGATTCAGTGACACGGTTGATGAGGAGCTGGAAACAAGGTCAAATGCTAAACTGTCAAGAATCTCTTCAATGGAATCATTTAAGCACATGGATAGTAGATattcaaagaaaaataagaagttcGAATTTAACAGCTCTCGTGTGTCCCCTGTTCCAAATGGCGGCGTTTCAAGATCCTTCAATCCTGTGTTTGGATCTTCAAAGAAGTTTTTATCAGCATCTGTCCCTGGATCCAGAATTATTTCTAGGGCCACATCACCTGTTTCAAGAAGGTCAAGTCCTCCACGTTCTACAACACCAACACCTACTCTGAGAAGTTTAACTTCTGCTGGAAGTGTCATCAATGGCACCAAGCCAACAAATGATAGTCGAACTGAAGAAGTTCTAAGTTTGAAGTCCCAG GTGGACAATCTTACTAGGAAGTCTCAACATCTCGAAGTTGAATTGGAGAGAACCACCAAGCAATTGAAggaagctattgccattgccggggaggaaaccGCGAAGTGCAAAGCAGCAAAGGAAGTAATCAAGTCACTTACTGTACAA TTGAAGGGGATGGCGGAAAGGTTACCTGGAGGAGCAACCAAGAACGGCAAGCTGCCACCCCTTCCTGGAATTCCTATACCGAGTGACATATCAGCCATAGTTACTGAAAGTTTGGGCAGCCCAGGAAGTTCAGGGGAACAAGAACAAATTTCAGATGGTTCTAACGGATTGCTTGTTCCTAATGGATTAAGTTCTGTTAGGAACAAGGCAGGCCATCCAGAAATGACCAGTAATGGAAGTATACCGTCCGATGCAGAATCCCAACACGAGGCCGAATGGGTAGAGCAAGACGAACCAGGTGTTTATATCACTCTCACTGCCTTGCCTGGAGGGGCCAGAGATCTCAAGCGAGTCCGGTTCAG CCGGAAGAGGTTCAGTGAGACACAGGCAGAAGAATGGTGGCAGGGGAACAGGGCAAGGGTGTACCAGCAGTACAATGTTCACATGGTTGACAAATCCATTGCGGCCATGGATCGTGAGATTGCAACTCACTGA